One Myxococcota bacterium DNA segment encodes these proteins:
- a CDS encoding GyrI-like domain-containing protein: MGQQRGFLPFVKYAVKSRNKFLLGRAMLVDSCINYQSDHTGNYTYFAGEDVSEIAELPEGFVSHRIPAQHYAKFMTEPGPLPGVVIQAWMSIWNMTDDELGGKRTYETDFELYDIRAQDPANAVVDIYIGLSPTNSY; the protein is encoded by the coding sequence ATGGGACAGCAGAGAGGCTTCCTGCCTTTCGTCAAGTACGCCGTAAAATCTAGGAACAAGTTCCTGCTGGGTCGTGCCATGTTGGTCGATAGCTGTATTAACTACCAATCAGATCACACAGGCAATTACACATATTTCGCAGGTGAAGACGTATCCGAAATAGCTGAGCTACCTGAAGGATTCGTCTCTCACCGCATTCCAGCCCAACATTATGCAAAATTCATGACTGAACCAGGACCATTACCGGGCGTGGTTATCCAAGCCTGGATGAGCATTTGGAACATGACAGACGATGAGCTTGGCGGAAAACGCACTTATGAAACGGATTTCGAACTGTACGACATTCGCGCTCAAGATCCCGCAAATGCCGTGGTCGATATCTATATCGGGTTGAGTCCGACCAATAGCTATTGA
- the rpmJ gene encoding 50S ribosomal protein L36 has translation MKVRASVKRICDKCKVVKRRGVVRVICEDTRHKQRQG, from the coding sequence ATGAAAGTACGAGCCTCAGTTAAGAGGATTTGTGACAAGTGCAAGGTAGTTAAACGTCGGGGCGTCGTGCGTGTTATTTGCGAGGATACCCGTCATAAGCAAAGGCAAGGATAA
- a CDS encoding ATP-binding protein produces MQRSLEPYIIQDLGKKIILITGPRQCGKTTLSKSLSQSYDYLNWDASADRLIIRNNRWDRQKEVIIFDELHKMPKWKSWLKGIYDTQGLKPNLLVTGSAKLDTYRKVGDSLAGRYFQYRLHPFTAKELKDSFSAEEACERLLKFGGFPEPFLSGTERDYNRWRRSHLDIILRQDMLDLEVVRDIQGMETLTELLRYRVGSPISSSSLARDLQRDPKTVKKWLQILENLYVIFKVPPYHKNAARVLLKEPKYYFFDNAQVANNEGAKLENLVATSLKRELEFIEDTEGTAASLYYTRSTDGKEIDFLITQAQIPTYLIEVKQSDSSPAKAFKHFHQFWPTAQMIQLVYELNKEQTVRDGPQIRSLATWISELSLI; encoded by the coding sequence ATGCAACGCAGTTTAGAGCCCTATATTATCCAAGATTTGGGCAAGAAAATCATTTTGATCACCGGCCCACGCCAGTGCGGCAAGACCACGCTTTCAAAGAGCCTATCTCAAAGTTATGATTACTTAAACTGGGATGCTAGCGCAGACAGACTCATTATTAGAAACAATCGCTGGGACAGACAAAAAGAAGTCATCATTTTTGATGAACTGCATAAAATGCCCAAATGGAAATCCTGGCTAAAAGGGATTTACGATACCCAAGGGCTAAAACCCAATTTGCTGGTAACAGGCAGCGCTAAATTAGATACCTATCGAAAAGTAGGCGACTCACTGGCAGGCCGCTATTTCCAATACCGTCTACACCCATTCACTGCCAAAGAATTAAAGGACAGTTTCAGCGCAGAAGAAGCTTGCGAGCGCCTGCTCAAATTCGGAGGATTTCCTGAGCCCTTTTTGTCGGGCACTGAGAGAGACTATAACCGCTGGCGCCGCAGCCACTTAGACATTATCTTGCGACAAGATATGCTGGATTTGGAAGTTGTGAGAGATATTCAAGGCATGGAGACTTTGACCGAACTCCTCCGCTACCGGGTCGGGTCGCCCATTTCCTCGAGCTCTCTGGCGCGAGATCTTCAACGAGATCCTAAAACGGTCAAAAAGTGGCTACAAATCCTCGAAAATTTATATGTCATTTTTAAAGTACCCCCCTATCACAAAAACGCTGCCCGGGTACTACTCAAAGAGCCAAAATACTACTTCTTTGACAACGCCCAAGTGGCCAACAACGAAGGCGCAAAACTCGAAAATCTTGTTGCTACTTCTTTAAAACGCGAACTCGAATTCATCGAAGACACTGAAGGGACCGCAGCAAGCCTGTATTACACCCGATCTACCGATGGTAAAGAAATCGATTTCCTAATTACTCAGGCGCAAATTCCGACATATCTCATTGAAGTAAAGCAGAGCGACAGTTCACCTGCCAAGGCATTTAAGCACTTTCACCAGTTTTGGCCTACAGCACAAATGATTCAGCTGGTATACGAACTAAATAAAGAGCAAACAGTGCGCGATGGACCACAAATCCGAAGCCTAGCTACTTGGATTAGCGAGCTTTCTTTAATCTAA
- the rpsK gene encoding 30S ribosomal protein S11, protein MVATAKTKKRVKKNVTQGIAHVYTTFNNTIVTITDTTGAAVSWSTCGAKGFKGSKKSTPFAAQVAAEEACRQAKDHGMKALEVYIKGPGAGRESALRAISSCGMRVTLIKDVTPVPHNGCRPAKRRRV, encoded by the coding sequence ATGGTTGCAACAGCAAAAACAAAAAAACGAGTTAAGAAAAACGTTACGCAAGGAATTGCTCACGTTTACACCACCTTTAACAACACAATCGTGACCATCACAGACACCACTGGTGCTGCTGTGTCTTGGTCTACTTGCGGTGCTAAAGGCTTTAAAGGCTCTAAAAAGAGCACACCTTTTGCTGCTCAGGTAGCCGCTGAAGAAGCTTGCCGTCAAGCAAAAGACCACGGCATGAAAGCTTTGGAAGTGTACATCAAAGGCCCTGGCGCTGGTCGTGAATCTGCACTACGTGCAATTTCAAGCTGCGGCATGCGCGTCACATTGATTAAAGATGTCACACCTGTACCCCACAATGGTTGCAGGCCTGCTAAGCGCAGAAGAGTTTGA
- a CDS encoding aspartate-semialdehyde dehydrogenase: MNRKLKVAIVGATGVVGQELISILHERRFPLAELRLLASAKSAGEEMEFGEQSLTVDALTADSFKDIDIAFGAVDNALAHQIAGWIAKTKTVFIDKSSAFRADKDVPLVVPEVNPADIKKYTLKNIIACPNCTSTPLVQMLAPLHHQFGLKRVVVASYQAVSGAGKAGMEELEKQTRDLFNMRETEPELFAHRIAFNLIPYIAGEEEKMVAETRRILNLPELKIAATCVRVPVFNGHSAAVHMEFEKPISVDAARELLGQSKGLRIIDDLNLNAYPTPMVASGGDMTLIGRVRIDESVPNGLAAWYSSDNLRTGAALNAVKIAEILAKEYLA; this comes from the coding sequence ATGAATCGAAAATTGAAAGTGGCGATTGTTGGTGCCACTGGTGTGGTTGGTCAGGAACTTATTTCAATATTACATGAGCGTCGTTTTCCACTGGCAGAACTTCGCTTATTGGCATCTGCTAAATCAGCAGGTGAAGAAATGGAGTTTGGCGAGCAATCGCTCACGGTCGATGCTCTCACAGCCGATTCTTTTAAGGACATCGACATTGCTTTCGGCGCTGTGGACAATGCTTTAGCTCATCAAATCGCTGGATGGATCGCCAAAACCAAAACAGTTTTCATCGATAAGTCTAGCGCGTTTAGGGCAGATAAAGACGTGCCTTTGGTGGTGCCCGAAGTCAACCCTGCTGACATCAAAAAATACACGCTCAAAAATATCATCGCCTGCCCCAACTGCACTTCAACACCGTTGGTTCAAATGTTGGCGCCCTTGCATCATCAATTTGGACTAAAACGCGTCGTCGTTGCTTCCTACCAAGCTGTTTCAGGCGCTGGGAAAGCCGGCATGGAAGAGCTCGAAAAGCAAACCCGCGATTTATTCAACATGCGCGAGACCGAGCCGGAGCTATTTGCTCACCGCATCGCCTTTAACCTAATCCCTTATATTGCCGGCGAAGAAGAAAAAATGGTGGCTGAAACTCGCCGCATTTTGAACCTGCCAGAGCTTAAAATAGCTGCAACTTGCGTCCGCGTGCCGGTATTCAACGGCCATAGCGCTGCGGTTCACATGGAATTCGAAAAACCAATTTCAGTAGACGCCGCCCGCGAGTTATTAGGCCAAAGCAAAGGCCTACGCATCATTGACGATTTGAATCTAAACGCGTACCCCACGCCCATGGTCGCCTCTGGAGGAGATATGACATTGATCGGACGTGTCCGCATCGACGAGTCCGTACCAAACGGCTTAGCCGCCTGGTACTCCAGCGATAATCTGCGTACTGGCGCTGCGCTGAATGCGGTTAAAATCGCAGAAATTCTTGCTAAGGAGTATTTGGCGTGA
- the trpS gene encoding tryptophan--tRNA ligase, giving the protein MHADTFEEAKKKSDTIWADLHKSPGKYRVLTGDRPTGPLHIGHLFGTLANRVKLQNLGLETFIVIADYQVLTDRESAGQIAAHVHEILLDYLAVGLDPFNAKTVIFAHSYIPELNQLLLPFLTLVSVPELERNPTVKEEIKAAGINIMNGAMLMYPVHQAADILFCKGNLVPVGKDQLPHLELSRKIARRFNDKYGVTFPEPDALLSEVPVVLGLDGGQKMSKSRNNAIFLKATADETAKLIKGAKTDAQRHITYEPDTRPEVANLLRLISLCTGETPERIAEQIGDQGAGRLKGLLTESLNAYLEPMRLRRVDFSKDRVLLTQVLQAGNARAREIAVQTLGELRRAMGMVY; this is encoded by the coding sequence ATGCATGCAGACACCTTTGAAGAAGCCAAAAAAAAGAGCGATACCATTTGGGCGGATTTGCATAAAAGCCCGGGTAAATATCGGGTTCTTACGGGTGATAGGCCGACTGGGCCTTTGCATATAGGCCATCTATTTGGAACTTTAGCCAACCGCGTTAAACTTCAAAACTTAGGTCTCGAGACTTTTATTGTTATAGCGGACTACCAGGTTCTAACGGATCGCGAGAGCGCAGGCCAAATTGCGGCGCACGTACATGAGATTTTGCTCGATTACCTGGCGGTAGGTCTTGATCCTTTTAATGCCAAGACAGTTATATTTGCGCATAGCTATATTCCGGAATTGAACCAGTTGTTACTGCCATTCTTAACGCTGGTGAGCGTGCCTGAGCTTGAACGTAACCCCACAGTTAAGGAAGAGATAAAAGCCGCTGGCATTAATATTATGAATGGCGCAATGCTGATGTATCCTGTGCATCAAGCGGCAGATATCCTGTTTTGCAAAGGTAACTTAGTGCCAGTGGGCAAAGATCAGTTGCCGCATTTGGAGCTTTCCCGGAAAATCGCTAGACGTTTCAACGATAAATATGGCGTTACTTTTCCGGAGCCTGATGCGCTTTTAAGCGAAGTGCCTGTGGTTTTAGGTTTGGATGGTGGCCAGAAGATGAGTAAGAGTCGCAATAATGCCATATTTTTGAAGGCTACAGCAGACGAAACTGCTAAGTTGATTAAGGGTGCCAAGACAGACGCCCAGCGGCATATCACTTATGAGCCTGATACCCGGCCGGAAGTGGCCAATCTTCTGAGGCTGATTTCTCTTTGTACGGGTGAGACACCTGAGCGGATTGCTGAACAAATCGGGGATCAGGGCGCCGGCCGCCTTAAGGGTCTGTTGACCGAGAGTTTGAACGCATATCTAGAGCCGATGCGCTTACGTCGTGTTGACTTTTCGAAAGATCGTGTGCTGCTCACGCAGGTTCTTCAGGCCGGCAATGCAAGAGCTCGGGAGATAGCGGTTCAAACGCTGGGTGAGTTGCGTCGGGCTATGGGAATGGTCTATTGA
- a CDS encoding RluA family pseudouridine synthase codes for MLVSSKKVVQRWKIPVDLGGIRADHYLVHHIGRISRTKARQIIESGDFRLEKSPLKPSKRLHPGDLVELWRVPPDSPKIDAIQIPVVYEDDHILVINKPGNLAIHPSARYLYQTLTHWLKVHYPGQSVHPCHRLDRETSGILICAKTREAQSQIKRAFQNGEIRKVYLALVEGRMAQPVTSTRPLALQGDRGLVAIKMIEDTIGGLPCKTEITPLRYDPVYNWTLVQCEPKTGRQHQLRAHLALEGYPIAGDKLYGMGEEFFDAYTRSEANLTLLPLPRQALHAQRIHFELDGVEHVFEAHHPFFDAFRLGEYLPNTNLGHF; via the coding sequence ATGCTTGTATCCTCTAAGAAAGTTGTTCAACGTTGGAAAATCCCGGTAGATTTAGGCGGCATTCGCGCTGATCATTATTTGGTGCATCATATTGGGCGCATCTCTCGCACCAAAGCCCGCCAAATTATCGAATCAGGGGATTTCCGGCTGGAAAAATCGCCTCTGAAGCCATCCAAGCGCCTACACCCAGGCGATTTGGTTGAACTGTGGCGTGTTCCACCGGACTCACCTAAAATCGACGCTATCCAAATTCCCGTCGTTTACGAAGATGATCATATCCTGGTGATTAATAAGCCGGGCAACTTAGCCATTCATCCGAGCGCCCGTTACTTGTACCAGACCCTCACGCACTGGCTTAAAGTGCATTACCCTGGCCAGTCTGTGCATCCATGCCATCGCTTAGATCGAGAAACGAGTGGCATTTTAATCTGCGCGAAGACCCGTGAGGCGCAGTCACAAATTAAACGTGCTTTTCAAAACGGGGAAATCCGTAAAGTCTATTTGGCGTTGGTTGAAGGGCGTATGGCGCAGCCAGTCACTTCCACTAGGCCCCTAGCGCTACAAGGTGACCGAGGCCTGGTCGCTATTAAGATGATTGAAGATACCATTGGTGGCCTGCCCTGCAAAACGGAAATCACACCGCTTCGCTACGACCCTGTTTATAACTGGACTTTGGTTCAATGCGAGCCTAAAACTGGGCGGCAGCATCAACTTCGAGCGCATTTAGCCTTAGAAGGCTACCCAATTGCCGGCGATAAGCTCTACGGCATGGGCGAAGAATTCTTCGATGCCTACACGCGAAGTGAAGCGAATTTGACTTTACTGCCACTACCACGTCAAGCTCTACATGCTCAACGCATTCATTTTGAACTTGATGGAGTAGAACATGTTTTTGAAGCTCATCATCCTTTTTTTGACGCCTTTCGCCTGGGCGAATACCTACCAAACACAAATTTGGGGCACTTTTAA
- the leuS gene encoding leucine--tRNA ligase → MAYDPSKIESKWQTKWEESKVFELPRDLAELRKKPKYYVLDMFPYPSGAGLHVGHPEGYTATDVIARIKRAQGFNVMHPMGWDAFGLPAERAAVRENIHPAIITKRNIDNFRGQIKRLGFSYDWSREVSTTDPDYYKWTQWIFLKLYEKGLAYLSDVPVNWCPALGTVLANEEVKDGKYVETGDPVEQRVMRQWMLKITAYAERLLEDLEGLDWPEGVIEMQRNWIGKSEGLLFTAKVKGIDLEIQTFSAHFEAFHADTYVVIAADHPLLPRLLEGVENADEIATFCQQMVASRGAEENPEPNGIFTGRYLEDPINGVDIPIWVANFAIATYGTGVVKCSAHDERDFKFAKKFGIPLKIGLVPPNNPELEERVRKFEVCYTDMAHGILVDAGPFTGRRAGECRDAIIAYCQEKGHATSKVSYKLRDWLFSRQRYWGEPIPVVHLEDGSLLPLSEKDLPLELPPVDAYKPTDTGEPPLARASEDWLKVQLPGGQIGRRETNTMPQWGGSCWYYLRYLDPQNAEKFCASELEQYWMPVDLYIGGVEHAVLHLLYARFWHKVLFDCGVVSTKEPFQKLFNQGMILAHSYQDDAGKYYYPEEVEPKGNGFVVKASGKAVKTQVEKMSKSRYNVVNPDDVIAKYGADAMRLYELFMGPLDQVKPWQTSGVEGVYRFLHRVWRLAEREISNEPGASNPALWCLYHKTVKLVEEHTLALKFNTAISQMMIFVNEATASATLPKEIMQGFIRILAPYAPHICEEIWEQMREAGFVSASVWPKFDPALCEDDEITIAVQINGKRRDEIRVAKGTAKEVLEKMALASEQVQLFLNGATPKKIVAVPDRIVNIVV, encoded by the coding sequence ATGGCCTATGACCCCTCCAAAATAGAATCGAAGTGGCAAACCAAGTGGGAAGAAAGCAAAGTCTTTGAACTTCCCCGCGATCTCGCTGAACTTCGAAAAAAACCCAAATATTACGTGTTAGATATGTTTCCCTACCCTTCCGGGGCAGGCCTACATGTCGGGCATCCTGAAGGCTATACAGCCACAGACGTCATCGCCCGCATCAAACGCGCGCAAGGCTTCAACGTCATGCACCCCATGGGTTGGGACGCTTTCGGACTACCAGCTGAACGCGCCGCTGTTCGCGAAAACATCCATCCTGCGATCATTACCAAGCGCAACATCGATAATTTCCGCGGCCAAATCAAACGCCTGGGCTTTAGCTACGACTGGTCCAGAGAGGTCAGCACCACAGATCCAGATTATTACAAATGGACCCAGTGGATCTTCCTAAAGCTCTACGAAAAAGGCTTGGCTTATCTATCCGACGTCCCCGTCAACTGGTGCCCCGCACTAGGCACGGTACTTGCTAACGAAGAAGTCAAAGACGGCAAGTACGTAGAAACTGGCGATCCGGTAGAGCAACGCGTCATGCGCCAATGGATGCTAAAAATCACTGCTTACGCGGAAAGATTACTCGAAGACCTAGAAGGCCTAGACTGGCCCGAAGGCGTCATCGAAATGCAGCGCAATTGGATCGGTAAATCCGAAGGCTTGCTGTTCACAGCAAAAGTTAAAGGCATCGATCTTGAAATCCAAACTTTCAGCGCCCACTTCGAAGCGTTTCATGCAGATACCTATGTTGTTATAGCTGCCGATCATCCTTTACTGCCCCGACTGCTAGAGGGAGTTGAAAATGCCGATGAGATTGCCACTTTCTGTCAGCAAATGGTTGCAAGCCGCGGCGCTGAAGAAAACCCCGAACCAAATGGCATCTTCACAGGCCGATATTTAGAAGACCCCATTAACGGTGTCGATATCCCAATTTGGGTAGCCAATTTTGCCATTGCGACTTATGGCACGGGCGTAGTAAAATGCTCGGCTCACGATGAAAGAGACTTCAAGTTCGCCAAAAAATTTGGCATCCCTTTAAAAATAGGGTTAGTTCCACCAAACAATCCAGAATTGGAAGAACGTGTTCGAAAATTCGAAGTCTGTTACACTGACATGGCGCATGGGATTCTGGTGGACGCGGGCCCGTTCACAGGTAGACGCGCCGGAGAATGTCGTGACGCTATCATCGCTTACTGCCAAGAAAAAGGCCACGCGACCTCAAAAGTTTCCTACAAATTGAGAGACTGGCTATTTTCCAGACAACGCTACTGGGGTGAGCCCATTCCCGTTGTCCATCTGGAAGATGGCAGCTTGCTACCTCTTTCCGAAAAAGACCTACCCTTAGAGCTACCACCGGTCGACGCCTATAAGCCCACAGACACAGGCGAGCCCCCCTTGGCCCGTGCATCCGAGGACTGGCTCAAAGTACAACTCCCCGGCGGGCAAATCGGCCGCCGCGAAACCAACACCATGCCTCAATGGGGCGGCTCCTGCTGGTACTACCTACGCTATCTAGACCCTCAAAACGCTGAGAAATTCTGTGCCTCTGAGCTCGAGCAATACTGGATGCCAGTCGATCTCTACATCGGCGGCGTTGAGCATGCAGTATTGCATCTATTATACGCGCGCTTTTGGCACAAAGTCCTGTTCGACTGCGGCGTTGTCTCAACCAAAGAACCTTTCCAAAAGCTCTTCAATCAAGGGATGATTCTAGCCCACAGCTATCAAGATGATGCCGGCAAGTATTACTATCCAGAAGAAGTCGAACCAAAAGGCAATGGCTTCGTGGTCAAAGCTTCAGGCAAGGCAGTCAAAACCCAAGTCGAAAAGATGTCGAAATCTCGCTACAATGTCGTGAACCCAGACGACGTCATCGCGAAATATGGTGCCGACGCGATGCGTCTGTACGAATTGTTCATGGGGCCTCTAGATCAAGTGAAACCATGGCAAACCTCAGGCGTTGAAGGCGTGTATCGTTTCCTACACCGCGTCTGGCGCTTAGCTGAACGCGAAATCTCAAACGAGCCAGGTGCAAGCAACCCGGCCTTGTGGTGCCTATATCACAAGACAGTTAAATTGGTCGAAGAGCATACGCTAGCTCTCAAATTCAACACAGCTATTTCGCAAATGATGATTTTTGTGAATGAAGCGACTGCTTCTGCAACTTTGCCGAAAGAAATTATGCAGGGGTTCATCCGCATCCTCGCACCTTACGCACCTCACATATGTGAAGAGATTTGGGAGCAAATGCGCGAAGCAGGCTTTGTGAGCGCATCCGTCTGGCCTAAATTTGACCCTGCGCTATGCGAAGATGACGAAATTACCATTGCGGTGCAAATCAACGGCAAGCGGCGCGATGAGATAAGGGTTGCCAAGGGAACGGCGAAAGAGGTCCTCGAGAAAATGGCCCTGGCTTCTGAACAAGTACAGCTATTTTTGAACGGCGCTACGCCAAAGAAGATTGTGGCTGTGCCGGACAGGATTGTTAATATAGTGGTCTAG
- the thiL gene encoding thiamine-phosphate kinase → MSLTETKILEIIREIINPVLAPGANDLLDDGAALPPCAATHTRVVSLDAFQEHNDFKIGLGPLQSAGYRAIVQNLSDLAALGAKPVGFLWSLELPELWLANDAQFLREFCQGAVTACQQYNLQLYGGDLSGAQANFSCAITIFGDVDGKPLSRRGAQPGDKIYVSRPLGGSAAGLKALVTNYQPGQGHDDNVTRHLEPVPELLLGQMLVGLATAGMDTSDGLAKDLYRLCKASGVGAKLDHIPICSGASLEQALYGGEDYALLFTASESTFGIEIGEITKNPQLLLKNAEGFTVLNEDGFDHFSSFSSGQAAL, encoded by the coding sequence TTGAGTTTAACTGAGACGAAAATTCTCGAGATTATTCGAGAAATTATTAACCCAGTTCTAGCGCCGGGTGCGAATGATTTACTCGATGACGGTGCCGCACTGCCTCCCTGTGCTGCCACGCATACACGCGTTGTGAGCTTGGACGCCTTTCAAGAACATAATGATTTCAAAATCGGGCTTGGGCCGCTTCAATCTGCTGGATATCGAGCCATTGTACAAAATCTTTCGGATTTAGCTGCGTTGGGGGCAAAGCCGGTTGGTTTTCTTTGGTCACTGGAACTGCCGGAGTTATGGCTTGCCAACGATGCGCAGTTCTTAAGAGAGTTTTGCCAAGGTGCGGTGACTGCTTGCCAGCAATATAATCTTCAACTCTATGGTGGCGATTTAAGCGGTGCACAAGCAAATTTCAGCTGCGCTATCACCATTTTTGGGGATGTTGACGGCAAGCCTCTAAGCCGTCGAGGGGCGCAGCCTGGGGATAAAATTTACGTGAGCCGGCCATTAGGCGGCAGCGCGGCAGGATTAAAAGCTTTGGTAACCAACTATCAGCCCGGTCAAGGCCACGACGACAATGTTACGCGGCATTTGGAGCCAGTGCCTGAGCTGTTGTTAGGCCAGATGCTAGTGGGGCTTGCTACGGCTGGGATGGATACTTCGGACGGTCTAGCTAAAGATTTGTATCGTTTATGCAAAGCCTCTGGAGTCGGTGCCAAGTTAGACCATATTCCGATATGCTCTGGAGCAAGCTTAGAACAGGCGCTTTACGGAGGCGAGGACTACGCTTTGCTATTCACAGCGTCTGAGTCAACATTCGGCATCGAAATTGGCGAGATAACTAAAAACCCCCAGCTTCTTTTGAAAAATGCTGAGGGTTTTACTGTCCTGAACGAAGACGGATTTGATCACTTTTCTTCTTTTTCTAGCGGCCAAGCAGCTTTATAG
- a CDS encoding DNA-directed RNA polymerase subunit alpha, whose translation MHRNWRTLIRPKGLVVDRDVSTERYGKFVLEPLERGYGVTLGNSLRRILLSSLQGAAITEFKLEGAQHEFMSLPDVKEDGTEIILNLKEINLKLHEGTSKSARISKKGPCEIRAKDIEADASLEILDPEQYICTVAEGGVFKADLTIKSGRGYVPASQMRDEEQPVGTIPIDALFSPIRKCNYHVTNARVGQQTDYDKLVMEITTNGSVSPEDALGVAAKILKEQLTVFISFSEDEEPVLPEATQRVDRLNDHLNRTVDELELSVRSANCLANANIRLIGDLVQRTESEMLKTKNFGRKSLKEIKEILGEMGLSLGMKITNWPAKPGTTPTATPLENSEGF comes from the coding sequence ATGCATCGTAATTGGCGAACACTGATTCGGCCTAAAGGTTTAGTCGTTGACCGAGATGTCAGCACTGAACGTTATGGAAAATTTGTCCTAGAACCTTTGGAACGCGGCTACGGAGTAACCCTGGGTAACTCCTTGCGTCGCATTCTGTTGTCTTCTTTGCAAGGCGCCGCAATCACTGAGTTTAAGCTTGAAGGTGCTCAGCATGAATTCATGTCTCTTCCTGATGTAAAGGAAGACGGCACGGAAATCATCCTGAATCTCAAAGAAATCAACTTAAAGCTTCATGAAGGCACTTCAAAATCCGCTCGGATCTCTAAAAAGGGACCTTGTGAGATTCGTGCTAAAGACATTGAAGCTGATGCTTCTTTGGAAATCTTGGATCCTGAACAATACATCTGCACCGTGGCCGAAGGCGGCGTGTTCAAAGCTGACTTGACCATCAAGAGCGGCCGTGGATACGTTCCAGCAAGCCAGATGCGTGATGAAGAGCAACCGGTTGGGACCATTCCAATCGATGCTTTGTTCAGCCCGATCCGCAAATGTAACTACCATGTAACCAACGCCCGCGTGGGTCAGCAAACTGACTACGACAAATTGGTTATGGAAATCACCACCAACGGCTCAGTGTCTCCTGAAGATGCTCTCGGCGTTGCTGCGAAGATTTTGAAAGAACAACTCACTGTGTTCATCAGCTTCTCTGAAGATGAAGAACCTGTTCTTCCAGAAGCAACTCAGCGCGTTGATCGTCTGAACGACCACTTAAACCGTACGGTTGACGAGCTTGAACTCTCCGTTCGTTCTGCGAACTGCTTGGCCAACGCGAACATCCGTTTGATTGGTGATTTGGTTCAACGTACCGAAAGCGAAATGCTGAAGACAAAGAACTTCGGTCGTAAGAGCTTAAAAGAAATTAAGGAAATCTTAGGTGAAATGGGTCTTTCATTAGGAATGAAGATCACCAACTGGCCAGCAAAGCCAGGCACTACACCTACGGCAACTCCTTTGGAAAACAGTGAAGGGTTTTAA
- the rpsM gene encoding 30S ribosomal protein S13, translating to MARIAGVDLPRNKKMGIALTYIYGIGPVNSIDVLTRAKVDANKRTDALTEDEVARIRDVIEGTYKVEGDLRREVSMNIKRLMDLGCYRGLRHRKGLPTRGQRTHSNARTRRAKRSSMVRR from the coding sequence ATGGCACGTATTGCAGGCGTAGATTTACCGCGAAACAAGAAAATGGGCATCGCCCTCACTTACATCTATGGTATTGGCCCAGTCAATTCCATTGATGTGCTCACTCGAGCTAAAGTGGATGCAAACAAGCGCACTGACGCTCTAACCGAAGATGAAGTCGCTCGCATCCGTGATGTGATCGAAGGCACCTACAAGGTAGAAGGCGATCTCAGGCGCGAAGTTTCCATGAACATTAAACGTTTGATGGATCTTGGTTGCTATCGTGGTCTTAGGCACCGTAAAGGTTTGCCTACCCGCGGTCAGAGAACCCACTCCAACGCCCGTACACGTCGCGCAAAACGCAGTTCTATGGTCCGTCGTTAA
- a CDS encoding glutathione S-transferase family protein has product MATSKAPPFTLYEYRVSPFCVAIRIALHECEVGFTPREVDPEKDRTAAFLRRSPFGRLPALVEHRPSGELSIFESPAILLFLAERFEKSSLSFSDLSSKAQALSWLSFLASGFGDLLWRVLTESHVYEGPDGRPKILAGFHEELEKQLDVLDKHLARRAFLAGDYSIADTLATPLLDLLEKVKDLDLDRYPHVISWRERLRARPSYKAAWPLEKEEK; this is encoded by the coding sequence ATGGCCACTTCAAAAGCACCTCCATTTACTTTGTATGAATATCGCGTTTCCCCATTTTGTGTCGCAATCAGAATTGCGCTTCACGAATGCGAAGTGGGTTTCACACCTAGGGAAGTCGATCCTGAAAAAGATCGCACCGCTGCTTTTTTAAGAAGAAGTCCATTTGGACGATTGCCAGCGTTGGTTGAACATAGACCGAGCGGTGAATTATCCATTTTTGAATCGCCCGCTATTTTGTTGTTTTTGGCAGAGCGTTTCGAAAAATCTTCGCTCAGCTTCAGCGATTTGAGCTCGAAAGCTCAAGCCTTGTCGTGGCTTAGCTTTTTGGCCTCTGGCTTTGGTGATTTGCTCTGGCGTGTGCTCACTGAGTCACATGTATACGAAGGACCGGACGGACGTCCAAAGATTCTGGCTGGCTTTCATGAAGAACTGGAAAAGCAATTAGATGTGCTGGACAAGCATTTGGCCAGACGCGCGTTTTTGGCGGGTGATTACTCAATCGCCGACACTTTGGCGACACCGTTGTTAGATTTGCTTGAAAAAGTGAAAGATTTGGACCTGGACCGCTACCCCCATGTGATCTCATGGCGTGAGCGCCTCAGGGCTAGACCAAGCTATAAAGCTGCTTGGCCGCTAGAAAAAGAAGAAAAGTGA